In Populus nigra chromosome 10, ddPopNigr1.1, whole genome shotgun sequence, the following proteins share a genomic window:
- the LOC133704799 gene encoding transcription factor MYB3-like yields MGKPGRDKQAKNQGAWSKQEDQKLIDYIRKHGEGCWSYLPQAAGLLRCGKSCRLRWINYLRPDLKRGNFAEDEEDLIIKLHALLGNRWSLIAGRLPGRTDNEVKNYWNSHLRRKLINMGVDPNNHRLKQNLLRPHNPPNPASASSSGLKIQAILQPTKPHVDKDQVSDALSCVEDDPRALPDLNLDLTASFHYPSIPQVEGNPKDSRPLDIAPSPTLLLFQ; encoded by the exons ATGGGGAAGCCTGGCCGTGATAAACAAGCCAAAAACCAAGGAGCTTGGTCTAAGCAAGAAGACCAGAAACTCATAGATTATATTCGAAAACATGGCGAAGGTTGTTGGAGTTATCTTCCGCAGGCTGCAG GCCTACTTCGTTGTGGTAAAAGCTGTAGGCTAAGATGGATAAACTATCTGAGGCCAGACCTTAAAAGAGGCAACTTTgctgaagatgaagaagatctCATCATCAAGCTCCATGCGCTCCTAGGAAACAG GTGGTCATTAATAGCGGGGAGATTGCCTGGGCGTACAGACAATGAAGTGAAGAACTATTGGAATTCTCATCTAAGGAGAAAGCTTATAAACATGGGGGTTGATCCAAATAATCATCGTTTGAAACAGAATCTCCTGCGCCCTCATAACCCACCAAACCCTGCTAGTGCATCATCATCTGGACTGAAAATTCAGGCCATACTGCAGCCAACAAAACCTCATGTTGATAAGGATCAAGTATCGGATGCCTTAAGTTGCGTAGAGGATGATCCACGTGCCTTGCCTGACCTAAACCTTGATCTCACGGCGAGCTTTCATTATCCTTCAATCCCCCAAGTTGAAGGCAATCCAAAGGATTCGAGGCCACTAGATATTGCCCCTTCTCCCACGCTTCTTCTCTTTCAATAA
- the LOC133704211 gene encoding putative fasciclin-like arabinogalactan protein 20: protein MATQFLMSIILLSLLISFSSSLPTYSILDATQILSNSGYVAMSLILEFGSQTDLIPPSQSLTIFSPSDTAFSLSGQPSLDLLHFHFTPRSFSLNSLKSLPPGYQIPTLFSNHSLVISSNADSQTSVNGVKINEPALYDDGFLVIFGVDNFLDPDFTVSGSINGSTCGIRGCYVTSGDDDYSFEEASGVLKSRGYSVMASFLDLQLAKFKDHTRLTILAPVDEIVKGFMGDFSDYRSIFLRHVVPCKISWRDLVSLDDGVVLPTYLRGFKINVTVSSTSLMFNGVQVIVPEIYSSSWLAVHGLEGSLVMQEPTATASNAEKIVVDFKAIKVLIAFSFLVLCTSQLNSIL, encoded by the coding sequence ATGGCGACCCAATTTCTCATGTCCATCATTCTCCTTTCTCTCCTCATTTCTTTCTCATCTTCTCTCCCTACATACAGCATACTTGATGCCACCCAAATCCTCTCAAATTCAGGCTATGTAGCCATGTCTCTCATTCTTGAATTTGGCTCTCAAACTGATCTAATCCCACCATCTCAATCTCTCACTATCTTCTCTCCCTCTGATACTGCATTTTCTCTTTCGGGCCAGCCCTCTCTTGATCTCCTTCATTTCCACTTCACCCCTCGGTCTTTCTCTCTAAACTCCCTCAAATCCCTCCCTCCTGGATACCAAATCCCCACTCTTTTCTCCAATCACTCCCTCGTCATCAGTTCTAATGCTGATAGTCAAACCTCGGTAAACGGTGTCAAGATTAATGAGCCGGCTTTATATGATGATGGGTTTCTAGTAATCTTTGGTGTTGACAATTTTCTTGATCCGGATTTTACGGTTTCTGGGTCCATTAATGGGAGTACTTGTGGAATTCGTGGATGCTATGTTACATCTGGTGACGATGATTACTCATTTGAGGAGGCTAGTGGGGTTTTGAAATCAAGAGGGTATTCTGTTATGGCCTCGTTTCTTGATTTGCAATTGGCAAAGTTTAAGGACCATACCAGGTTAACAATCTTGGCTCCTGTTGATGAAATTGTGAAAGGTTTTATGGGTGATTTTAGTGATTACCGTTCAATCTTTCTTAGGCATGTCGTGCCTTGCAAGATTTCGTGGAGGGATTTGGTTAGTCTTGATGATGGGGTGGTGTTACCTACATATTTGAGGGGGTTCAAAATAAATGTAACTGTATCTAGTACTTCCTTGATGTTCAATGGAGTTCAGGTCATTGTTCCTGAAATTTATAGCAGTAGTTGGCTTGCTGTTCATGGTCTTGAGGGAAGTTTAGTGATGCAAGAACCGACTGCAACTGCAAGCAATGCTGAAAAGATTGTAGTGGATTTTAAGGCTATAAAGGTCTTgatagccttttcttttctggttcTGTGTACCTCTCAGCTGAACTCTATTTTGTAA
- the LOC133704473 gene encoding uncharacterized protein LOC133704473 — MLMQLGTACQSFRTLDVVKHTNPCGVASRHDILEAYRLAVKADPVSAFGGIVAFNMEVDEAHAKETREFRSPIDGETRMFHEIVAAPKYKKKGLEILRGKSKTSRILEAKSNEKGKLSLRQDGAGWLAQDSDDLTPQDIQFKVMSDKGPIGSELHDAEFAWLCVKHVKSNAVVIAKVCTLMNLRLENSQPLTHSKEFSPLSLFGQNNCMGTFKTLYLIL; from the exons ATGCTGATGCAGCTTGGGACTGCGTGTCAGAGTTTCAGAACCCTAGATGTTGTAAAGCATACAAATCCCTGCGGGGTTGCTTCTCGCCATGATATCCTCGAAGCTTATAGGTTGGCTGTCAAAGCAGATCCAGTGAGTGCATTTGGTGGCATCGTAGCCTTTAATATGGAAGTTGATGAG GCTCATGCTAAGGAAACCAGGGAGTTCAGAAGCCCGATAGATGGTGAAACCCGGATGTTTCATGAGATTGTTGCTGCTCCCAAGTATAAAAAGAAGGGACTCGAGATCCTCCGTGGCAAATCAAAGACATCGAGGATCCTGGAGGCAAAAAGTAACGAGAAAGGAAAACTTTCACTGAGACAAGATGGTGCTGGATGGTTAGCTCAGGATTCAGATGACCTTACCCCCCAAGACATCCAATTTAAGGTCATGTCTGACAAGGGTCCAATAGGAAGTGAGCTTCATGATGCAGAGTTTGCATGGCTCTGCGTGAAGCATGTCAAGAGCAATGCTGTTGTAATTGCAAAGGTTTGTACTTTGATGAATCTTAGATTAGAGAATTCTCAACCGctaacacattccaaagaattcTCACCCTTATCATTGTTTGGGCAGAATAATTGTATGGGAACCTTTAAAACGTTATATCTAATATTGTAG
- the LOC133704294 gene encoding heavy metal-associated isoprenylated plant protein 37-like: MTKEDDFKLLKIQTCVLKVNIHCDGCKQKVKKLLQRIEGVYQVNMDAEQQKVTISGTVDSATLIKKLVRAGKHAEVWFQKSNQNQKQKNNCIKDDGNIKGQKPGLVKGLEAFKNQPKFPAFCAEEDDDYLDDEDEDGDDLRFLGPNQLGLLRQQAMGANNAKKGIGAIAATSNNGNKMNNLVNGNAGIKGNPNQNIGMKANPGGGIDQKAMAALQMKNAHFGGRSTSAGEFQRGNDMNAMINLPGFHGNGANVSNAAAAIAALGGNPNGLGGLQVQSNNNAGFPTGGYATGQYPSSMLMNMNGHNHPTAAALMMNMQNRNVSQPPPQMMYHRSPYNPPTTGYYYNYSPAPCPCPYPYPYPDPYTEQPNYNGDHSAASTEMLSDENTSSCSIM; the protein is encoded by the exons ATGACTAAAGAAGATGACTTTAAGCTACTCAAGATacag ACTTGTGTTCTTAAAGTGAACATTCACTGTGATGGGTGTAAGCAGAAAGTAAAGAAACTTCTTCAGAGGATTGAAG GAGTTTACCAAGTAAACATGGATGCTGAGCAACAGAAAGTTACAATATCAGGAACTGTAGATTCAGCTACTTTGATTAAGAAACTAGTCAGAGCTGGTAAACATGCTGAGGTTTGGTTCCAAAAGTCCAACCAAAACCAAAAGCAAAAGAATAACTGCATCAAAGACGACGGGAACATTAAGGGTCAAAAGCCAGGTTTGGTCAAGGGCCTCGAGGCCTTCAAGAACCAGCCGAAATTCCCTGCATTCTGCgctgaagaagatgatgactATCTAGATGATGAAGACGAGGATGGGGATGACCTCAGGTTTCTCGGGCCAAACCAACTGGGTCTTCTCAGGCAGCAAGCCATGGGCGCAAACAATGCAAAGAAAGGTATTGGTGCCATTGCTGCAACTTCCAACAACGGTAACAAAATGAACAATCTTGTAAATGGGAATGCTGGAATTAAAGGAAACCCAAATCAGAATATAGGAATGAAGGCCAACCCAGGAGGGGGGATAGATCAAAAAGCCATGGCAGCGTTGCAAATGAAAAATGCCCATTTTGGTGGCAGAAGTACCAGTGCTGGGGAGTTCCAAAGGGGAAATGACATGAATGCCATGATCAACCTTCCAGGTTTTCATGGAAATGGTGCTAATGTTAGCAATGCAGCTGCTGCTATTGCTGCATTAGGAGGTAATCCCAATGGTCTAGGAGGTTTGCAAGTTCAATCCAACAATAATGCAGGATTCCCTACTGGTGGATATGCCACGGGTCAGTATCCATCATCAATGCTGATGAACATGAATGGGCACAACCATCCGACAGCAGCAGCATTGATGATGAACATGCAAAATAGGAATGTCTCGCAACCACCCCCCCAGATGATGTATCACAGGTCTCCTTATAATCCACCTACCACTGGCTATTACTATAATTATAGCCCAGCCCCTTGCCCTTGCCCTTACCCTTACCCTTACCCTGACCCCTACACTGAACAACCTAATTACAATGGTGATCACTCTGCTGCATCAACCGAAATGTTAAGTGATGAGAACACCAGCAGCTGTTCCATAATGTAA